The genomic interval TTTTTTTGGACATCACCGGCGTCGCGCCGCCGGTATCGCAACTGCGAGAGTTTCTTGACAGCCACGACCCGAACAAGCGTGTTGAGCTGATCGACACTTTGCTGCGTTCTCCCAAACACGCCAGCCACATGGCTTCGCGTTGGATCGATATCTTGCTGCCAAACGACAATCAAGTGGCCGTGCGACCCGATGAGAATGTCGCGGCGCTACATCGATGGTTGCAGGAGCAGTTTCTTGTCAACAAACCCTACGATCACTTGGTCGGCGGATTCTTGACTGCAGGCGGTGCGGGGAACGAAGGGCCGGCGATTTTCTACACGTCGCATGAACTGAAACCAGAGCGAATTGCATCGGCGACCTCGCGGATCTTTATGGGGATACAACTCCAGTGCGCCCAGTGCCACGATCATCCGCTGGGACAATGGACTCAGGAAGATTTCTGGCAGTACGCGGCGTTCTTTGGCCAATTGCAACAACGTGACTCTCGGATGGGCGGCGGAATGGTGGTCGAGGATCGATCGGGCGGAGAAGTCACCTTTCCGGAAACCGAACGTGTGATGTTGCCTCGCTATCCAGGAGTCAAAACGCTGCCAGAAGATGATCCGTCCGAAAACCGGCGTCGACAACTGACGATATGGATGGCGTCGCGAGACAATCCATTTTTTGCACGTGCCGCGGCCAACCGTGTTTGGGGGCATCTGTTTGGCAGAGGCCTCGTCGATCCGGTGGACGACATGGATGTCGACAATCCCGCCAGTCATCCTGAGTTATTGCAGTACCTAGCAGACTTTCTGATTGAACAACGATTTGATCTTCGTGACTTGTATGCTGCAATCGGTCGTACCAAGGCGTACGGTCGAACCAGTGCCGCGCCCATGGGTGAAATTCCGCCGCCGGATTCCTTCGCGATCATGAACGTCAAAACGCTGACGCCGGCCCAGTACTTTGACAGCATGCAGCAAAACGTGTTTCGACGTAGCGTTGTCATCGCAAGTGATTTAAGTTCACCAGATCGTGGACAGCGTCAACAGTTCATTTCACGGATGGAAGCCACGGAGGCGTCACCGAGAGATTATCCGCATGGAGTGGTGCAGGCATTGGGCTTGCTCAACGGGCCGGAAGTCACCCAGGCGACGCAACCCGCCTCCGGAGCGTTGTTGTTGGCGATGCAAGCTCCATTTTTTACAGAGGCTCAGCGGATCGAAACACTCTTTTTGGCTGTTCTGTCCCGTCGACCGACGGATGCGGAGGCCAAGCGATTTGCGGAATACTTGTCCAGCAGCAAAGACAGTGAGTCCAGAGAGGCCGCGTTGGGCGATCTGCTCTGGGTGCTGCTCAATACCGCCGAATGCACCGTTTGTCCCTGATCGATTTACCGACCAACCAACGAACCTTAAACACCGGGCAGCGAATATGGCCAATCGAACAAGTCGCCGACGTTGGATGCAAGCCGTCAGCGCAGGAGTGATCGGTGGAGCAGCAACCAGCGGATGGATGCCCTCTTTGGCTGCGGCGGCCAAGCAGGCTGCTGCCAATGGTCGACATTGTATTTTGTTGTGGATGTCGGGTGGTCCGAGTCAGATCGACACTTTTGACATGAAACCAGGCCAACCGAATGGAGGCACGTTCCAGGAAACCGCCACCAATGTCGCGGGCGTTCGCTTCAGTGA from Stieleria varia carries:
- a CDS encoding DUF1549 domain-containing protein, with the protein product MFRTITAVCAICSLCGVTQGEDLNDSVLGVGETQRVEAVGNEIDAAAKRIDEILESRWQQDSIIPADTASDAEFCRRVFLDITGVAPPVSQLREFLDSHDPNKRVELIDTLLRSPKHASHMASRWIDILLPNDNQVAVRPDENVAALHRWLQEQFLVNKPYDHLVGGFLTAGGAGNEGPAIFYTSHELKPERIASATSRIFMGIQLQCAQCHDHPLGQWTQEDFWQYAAFFGQLQQRDSRMGGGMVVEDRSGGEVTFPETERVMLPRYPGVKTLPEDDPSENRRRQLTIWMASRDNPFFARAAANRVWGHLFGRGLVDPVDDMDVDNPASHPELLQYLADFLIEQRFDLRDLYAAIGRTKAYGRTSAAPMGEIPPPDSFAIMNVKTLTPAQYFDSMQQNVFRRSVVIASDLSSPDRGQRQQFISRMEATEASPRDYPHGVVQALGLLNGPEVTQATQPASGALLLAMQAPFFTEAQRIETLFLAVLSRRPTDAEAKRFAEYLSSSKDSESREAALGDLLWVLLNTAECTVCP